A stretch of the Candidatus Poribacteria bacterium genome encodes the following:
- a CDS encoding ABC transporter permease subunit, whose protein sequence is MIFHIVKRELYDHLSSLRFALTALLILILMIVNAVMFVGEYKQRINQYGRRVRASHDRLKTRCDNLYHLVQKGPGDLHKKPSALAFCADGGEELLFGRVNGGSASRTRDWRRGDTSYKFTEIWRLAYPPHFDLMFIAEQIPKERSIMPAYIKIDWGFVTAVLLSFMSILFTFDAISGEQERGTLRLMLANSISRNTVICGKFLGAFFTISIPFLVGTIVSLSIIYLSEAVQFDDSYWMRLGAIVCVALIYISIFILLGIFISSRVKESSTSLAILLLIWTVWVVLMPNALGSLGNKLQSRPTAKEFITQARDSREDLQTRYFARIKEPPRREIPATIATSLGAEYVNKDAELRDRLHAGYLSAELRQIQTARSLTRISPAAIVQYAFEALAGTGMPRHLDFISQTRQYAKQFRQFLIDTDRADPESPHAIGIPEGTSQKPVNFDAVPKFEDRHRFSADFNAAIVDLLLLILFLLVFFVSTFLSFLRTEIG, encoded by the coding sequence ATGATTTTTCACATTGTTAAACGCGAACTCTATGATCACTTGAGCAGTCTCCGTTTCGCACTGACAGCACTACTAATCTTGATACTGATGATTGTCAATGCCGTCATGTTCGTCGGAGAATACAAGCAGCGAATAAATCAATATGGAAGACGGGTTCGTGCCTCACATGATCGGCTGAAAACCCGATGTGATAATCTATATCATCTGGTCCAAAAAGGTCCAGGCGACCTTCACAAAAAACCGAGTGCTTTGGCTTTCTGTGCAGACGGAGGCGAAGAACTCCTATTTGGACGTGTGAACGGCGGTAGTGCCAGCCGAACGCGAGACTGGAGGCGTGGAGATACCTCCTATAAGTTCACAGAAATATGGCGGTTAGCATATCCACCTCACTTCGATCTAATGTTCATTGCAGAGCAGATACCGAAAGAGCGAAGTATTATGCCAGCGTATATCAAAATCGATTGGGGATTTGTGACGGCTGTCTTATTGAGTTTCATGAGTATTTTGTTTACATTCGATGCGATCTCCGGTGAACAAGAACGAGGCACACTGCGGCTGATGCTGGCAAACAGTATTTCACGGAACACCGTGATTTGCGGTAAATTTCTCGGCGCATTTTTTACGATCTCTATTCCGTTTTTGGTTGGGACAATCGTCAGTCTCTCCATCATCTACCTCTCCGAAGCCGTTCAATTTGACGATAGTTATTGGATGAGGTTGGGTGCCATCGTCTGTGTCGCGCTGATCTATATCTCAATCTTTATTTTATTGGGAATCTTTATCTCCAGCCGCGTCAAAGAATCCTCAACGAGTCTGGCAATTCTGTTATTGATCTGGACGGTTTGGGTGGTGCTGATGCCAAATGCGCTTGGTTCCCTTGGCAACAAGTTGCAGTCCCGTCCTACGGCGAAAGAGTTCATCACTCAGGCTCGGGATTCGCGCGAAGATTTACAAACACGCTATTTTGCTCGAATTAAAGAACCCCCCAGACGAGAAATTCCCGCAACGATCGCTACCTCGTTAGGTGCGGAATACGTCAATAAAGACGCGGAATTACGCGATCGCTTGCACGCAGGCTACCTTTCTGCGGAACTCCGTCAGATCCAAACTGCTCGATCGCTCACCCGTATCTCACCAGCAGCCATTGTGCAGTATGCTTTTGAAGCACTTGCTGGCACGGGCATGCCCCGCCATTTAGACTTCATCTCTCAAACACGCCAATACGCGAAGCAGTTTCGGCAGTTTCTCATTGACACCGATCGCGCAGACCCAGAAAGTCCACACGCTATCGGTATCCCTGAAGGCACATCCCAAAAACCTGTGAACTTCGATGCCGTTCCCAAATTTGAAGATCGACACCGTTTTAGTGCAGATTTTAATGCCGCAATCGTTGACCTACTGCTATTAATCTTGTTTTTGTTAGTGTTTTTCGTCAGCACGTTCCTCTCTTTTCTGCGTACAGAGATTGGATAA
- a CDS encoding nucleoside phosphorylase — translation MPIPNFPNKHKSRPIITPQEHVAYFRQQGFIPDFPIPESVIFCYEGNLLERIANVENVEQIHAVGGEFYLLTETDNRVAVSGNNGIGAPGVSMVLEILIELGVKRFINVGIAGGLQKTSRVGDVVICTSAIRDEGVSYHYLKDPSAPALPSENLTAALRQTLERDGVRYTEGPTWTTDAFFRETVGEIQHYQQEGVITVEMEAAALFAISTLRGVEIASGFVISDLVADLVWHPQILAQETHESLFRLYQAARATLKETSKN, via the coding sequence ATGCCAATACCAAATTTCCCCAATAAACATAAATCGCGTCCCATAATCACACCGCAGGAACATGTCGCCTACTTCCGTCAACAAGGCTTCATTCCCGATTTTCCGATTCCCGAAAGTGTCATTTTTTGCTATGAAGGTAACCTTCTTGAGCGGATCGCGAATGTTGAAAATGTTGAACAGATTCACGCGGTCGGTGGAGAATTCTATCTGCTAACTGAAACTGACAATCGCGTGGCAGTGAGCGGCAATAACGGCATCGGTGCCCCCGGTGTCTCAATGGTTCTTGAAATTCTAATAGAACTGGGTGTTAAGCGATTTATCAACGTAGGGATCGCGGGTGGATTGCAGAAAACCTCCCGTGTTGGTGATGTCGTTATCTGTACCAGTGCCATTCGTGATGAAGGCGTTTCATATCACTACTTGAAGGACCCTTCGGCACCTGCGCTGCCATCTGAAAATCTGACAGCTGCCCTTAGGCAAACCCTTGAGCGTGATGGTGTACGCTACACTGAGGGGCCAACATGGACAACTGATGCCTTCTTCCGAGAAACAGTTGGGGAAATTCAGCATTACCAACAGGAGGGAGTTATCACCGTTGAAATGGAAGCCGCCGCTTTATTTGCAATCAGTACGCTGCGCGGTGTGGAGATAGCATCCGGGTTTGTTATCAGTGACTTGGTGGCTGACTTAGTATGGCATCCACAGATACTCGCCCAAGAAACACACGAGAGTTTATTCCGTTTATATCAGGCAGCACGTGCGACCTTAAAAGAAACGAGTAAAAACTAA
- a CDS encoding HAD family hydrolase, which yields MTVKVVIFDLFETLVSGFDTGHPSTTEVAQTLELPVKEFQREYYQSLRPARYTGQFPDYATVLRYIVGKLGGKSPESTIKTLTERRQSAFNTHLRRIEPEILDMLNEITTLGIRLGLISNTDGSEVLDWQNSPLARFFAVTIFSHAVGIVKPDSHIYQHACKHLDVAPSDCIFIGDGNSDELRGAAQVGMSPFCAAWFLHQHTDLLGADIIRQRAAGYPVLHHPSELVGRIQDLCAAS from the coding sequence ATGACTGTAAAGGTAGTCATCTTCGATTTATTTGAAACACTCGTCTCAGGATTCGACACGGGCCACCCTTCAACCACCGAAGTCGCGCAAACATTAGAGTTACCTGTGAAGGAATTTCAGCGAGAATACTACCAGAGTCTTCGACCAGCACGATATACAGGACAGTTCCCAGACTATGCAACCGTTTTGCGTTATATCGTTGGTAAGCTTGGAGGAAAATCTCCTGAAAGCACTATTAAAACACTCACCGAACGCCGCCAATCCGCTTTTAACACGCATCTGCGTCGTATAGAACCCGAAATCCTTGATATGCTCAATGAAATCACCACTTTAGGTATTAGGCTCGGTCTCATCAGTAACACCGATGGCTCTGAAGTCTTGGATTGGCAAAATAGTCCCTTGGCACGCTTTTTTGCGGTGACAATATTCTCCCATGCGGTAGGAATAGTCAAACCCGACTCTCACATCTATCAACACGCATGTAAGCATTTGGACGTTGCCCCGTCAGACTGCATATTCATAGGCGATGGTAATAGTGATGAACTCCGAGGCGCAGCACAGGTCGGAATGTCGCCATTTTGCGCCGCGTGGTTTCTCCATCAGCACACAGACTTGCTTGGAGCGGATATTATAAGGCAACGCGCCGCAGGCTATCCAGTATTGCATCATCCATCGGAGTTGGTTGGTCGAATTCAAGACCTTTGTGCCGCGAGTTAA
- a CDS encoding VCBS repeat-containing protein yields MKKQNSFHKRWISVKPGSVTERTRHYQQSLFSIVVFGIFLLRCSSLFSEEVAQMTPVKEFTFEQYEVVLGSAKRQTVLTGFLFGGNFAEIAAVYTDENNDNRLCIYAFSDGTWIPKLDATLRPEVLFLDVANIDGHDRLITYERDRLNWFDPESATEHTLVAVTSNFKPPRSGEIPHVDITQDVNDDGRDDLVVPDFDGFWVFIQMSDGAFAEKVKIGPPTEMERILGADGYRYDPWAQSRIHEVDYNQDERTDLVFWSEDHFKVHLQDELGLFAPNARTFTTDVAFDSDRFSSLITGDMVGKMLHSLADLNGDNITDLVVFKLSDKDISSKYSSYEVHFGTPTPDGGTVFSRNVDLSFQSDERIQIEMDRHDFNSDGQIDLMITTVDTKFLKGSLWKRIKGFMGDDIWLDLEFYQMEEGRYPDMPNTTRRIALDGVPSHREPGWVPLDIVLRGGTHERRKTQKNYPRAFNTTVRIGDVTGDGILDLLLGDHPRIMEVFVGVPGPEMFARQPQEVAVAMPNDEEYTWLVDLNKDGMQDILMHHPFTLRDAHGAPIQPPGTEPHRVTILIAR; encoded by the coding sequence ATGAAAAAGCAAAACTCATTCCACAAACGCTGGATTTCCGTAAAACCGGGGTCAGTAACTGAACGCACAAGGCATTATCAACAAAGCCTGTTCTCGATAGTGGTTTTCGGAATATTTCTATTGAGATGCTCAAGTCTGTTCAGCGAAGAAGTCGCGCAAATGACACCTGTCAAGGAATTCACTTTCGAGCAGTACGAGGTCGTCCTTGGCTCTGCGAAACGCCAGACCGTTTTGACAGGGTTTCTCTTCGGTGGCAATTTCGCCGAAATTGCTGCGGTGTACACCGATGAAAACAACGACAACCGCTTGTGCATCTACGCCTTCAGCGACGGGACCTGGATCCCGAAACTCGACGCAACGTTGCGTCCCGAAGTGCTGTTCCTCGATGTAGCAAATATTGACGGACACGACCGCTTAATTACCTACGAGCGGGATCGCTTGAACTGGTTTGACCCTGAGTCGGCAACGGAACACACGTTGGTGGCAGTTACTTCCAACTTCAAGCCGCCTCGCAGCGGCGAAATCCCCCACGTAGACATCACTCAGGACGTGAACGATGATGGTCGCGACGACCTTGTAGTACCGGACTTTGATGGCTTTTGGGTGTTCATCCAGATGAGCGACGGCGCGTTCGCCGAAAAAGTGAAGATCGGTCCACCCACTGAGATGGAAAGGATCCTCGGAGCAGACGGATATCGATACGATCCTTGGGCTCAGAGTCGTATCCACGAAGTGGACTACAATCAAGATGAACGCACCGACTTGGTGTTCTGGAGCGAGGATCACTTCAAGGTTCATCTCCAAGACGAGCTCGGGCTGTTTGCACCGAATGCCAGGACCTTCACGACCGATGTGGCATTCGACTCGGATCGGTTCTCCTCACTCATCACTGGGGACATGGTAGGAAAGATGCTGCACTCGTTAGCAGACCTAAACGGCGACAATATCACGGATCTGGTGGTTTTCAAACTTTCGGACAAGGACATCTCCAGCAAGTACTCCAGCTACGAGGTGCATTTCGGCACGCCAACACCCGACGGTGGCACTGTGTTCTCACGGAACGTTGACCTCTCATTCCAGTCAGACGAGAGAATCCAGATTGAGATGGACCGACACGACTTTAACAGCGACGGACAGATCGACCTGATGATCACGACCGTTGATACTAAGTTCCTCAAGGGCAGCCTCTGGAAGAGGATCAAGGGGTTCATGGGTGATGACATCTGGCTGGATCTGGAGTTCTACCAGATGGAAGAAGGTCGCTATCCCGACATGCCCAATACCACTCGCAGAATCGCGTTGGACGGAGTGCCCAGTCATCGCGAGCCGGGATGGGTGCCGCTGGACATCGTGCTTCGAGGAGGGACGCACGAGAGACGGAAGACTCAAAAGAACTACCCGCGCGCGTTCAACACGACTGTGCGCATTGGGGATGTGACCGGCGACGGCATCTTAGACCTGCTTCTCGGGGATCACCCTCGGATCATGGAAGTCTTTGTCGGCGTGCCGGGACCTGAAATGTTCGCCCGGCAGCCTCAGGAAGTGGCAGTCGCCATGCCCAACGACGAGGAATACACTTGGTTGGTGGACCTCAACAAGGACGGAATGCAGGATATTCTTATGCATCATCCATTCACACTACGAGACGCTCATGGGGCACCGATACAACCTCCGGGAACCGAGCCACATCGGGTAACAATACTAATCGCCCGATAA
- a CDS encoding TetR/AcrR family transcriptional regulator, whose protein sequence is MGIKERKAREKEQLRQQILSAARELFVNEGYENVSMRKIASKIEYSPTTIYLYFTDKADLLDSVCKETLLNLLNTLEQLRRDNTDPVETLRKSGRAYIEFGLKYPQDYKLTFVIRPQFQKGLGLQEGSVGEKVFDYLRAMVSECIQQKIFRQTDVETTGQVLWSAVHGVTLLLIDFPDFPWTEKDKLVDTVIHTTIEGLKA, encoded by the coding sequence ATGGGTATTAAAGAACGGAAAGCAAGGGAAAAAGAGCAGTTACGGCAGCAAATTCTTTCTGCAGCGCGGGAGTTGTTCGTCAATGAGGGTTATGAGAACGTCTCCATGCGAAAGATTGCCAGCAAGATCGAATACTCACCAACAACGATCTACCTTTATTTTACAGACAAGGCAGATCTTTTAGATTCGGTTTGCAAAGAAACACTCTTGAACCTGTTGAACACGCTTGAGCAACTAAGAAGAGATAACACCGACCCCGTTGAAACGCTGAGAAAAAGTGGACGAGCCTATATCGAGTTCGGTCTAAAATACCCGCAAGATTATAAACTGACGTTTGTTATCCGTCCCCAGTTCCAGAAGGGTTTGGGTCTGCAAGAGGGGTCGGTTGGCGAAAAGGTATTTGATTACTTACGAGCAATGGTCTCTGAATGTATCCAACAGAAGATATTCCGGCAGACAGATGTTGAAACCACCGGTCAAGTACTGTGGTCAGCGGTTCACGGTGTCACACTACTCCTAATTGATTTTCCAGATTTCCCTTGGACTGAGAAAGACAAATTGGTTGACACAGTAATTCACACAACAATTGAGGGTTTGAAGGCATAA
- a CDS encoding phytanoyl-CoA dioxygenase family protein — protein sequence MTDQEIKTAYERDGYVVLRDIIDNRDLDPIRDFIKTKVDAYSDELYTEGKLSSRYENESFERRYAAICEELDILPRNWAFGMFGREFYDLYNLPGVLNVLRLLLGPEVSNIGTPALRTKLPRSVITSFPWHQDSQYLDQSTIGKKEKHTGGLHMVTVWVPLVEATVENGCCWVIPGSHRWGLLDGARGADSNVRMEEDVETRGTPTPISLKPGGALFMSNLCVHTSKVNTTRKSRWSIDFRYFPTPDRADLTAEQREAAEFVKNKALAGGRVPLVVLTEDDKPTWQEWKAQVSARQAHRLG from the coding sequence ATGACTGACCAAGAAATCAAGACCGCTTATGAACGTGATGGTTATGTGGTGCTCAGAGATATTATCGACAATCGAGATTTAGATCCGATCCGCGACTTTATCAAGACAAAGGTTGATGCCTATAGCGATGAATTGTATACGGAAGGTAAGTTGTCGTCGCGTTATGAAAACGAGTCCTTTGAGCGGCGGTATGCCGCGATCTGTGAAGAATTAGACATACTACCTCGCAACTGGGCTTTTGGTATGTTCGGACGTGAGTTTTATGATCTCTACAACCTTCCCGGTGTTCTCAATGTGCTCCGCCTGCTCTTGGGTCCTGAAGTCTCGAATATCGGTACGCCTGCGCTACGGACGAAACTCCCCAGAAGCGTGATTACCTCGTTCCCGTGGCATCAAGACAGCCAATATCTCGACCAATCAACGATTGGTAAGAAGGAGAAACATACAGGCGGTCTCCACATGGTTACGGTGTGGGTGCCGCTGGTTGAAGCGACAGTCGAAAATGGATGTTGCTGGGTTATTCCGGGCAGTCACCGCTGGGGTTTATTGGACGGCGCGCGCGGTGCGGACTCAAACGTCCGGATGGAGGAAGATGTTGAGACGCGCGGTACCCCCACGCCTATTTCGCTTAAACCGGGTGGTGCGTTGTTCATGTCGAATCTCTGCGTCCATACCAGCAAGGTGAACACGACACGGAAATCCCGTTGGAGTATCGACTTCCGCTATTTCCCAACACCCGACCGCGCTGATTTGACTGCCGAGCAGCGTGAAGCCGCCGAATTTGTGAAAAACAAAGCATTGGCAGGTGGTAGAGTGCCACTTGTCGTACTCACTGAAGACGATAAACCAACGTGGCAAGAGTGGAAGGCACAGGTCTCGGCACGGCAAGCGCATCGGTTAGGTTGA
- a CDS encoding mandelate racemase/muconate lactonizing enzyme family protein encodes MKITDVKAMTLKGYKQWNYVQIETDTGLTGIGEAHPGAGIAEIILQFKRILIDADPRNIEPLYNRMIGAASNRYAMGLSAIGGIETALWDLLGKSLGVPVYQLLGGKYRDRIRLYADVGHGKGNTPEGWAQRAREGVADGYQAIKFDIDNSANELKQDAVNRELSTAELQKMTALVAAAREAAGDEIDISIDCHSLFSIHSAMKLAELLEPFDLMFLEDPVPNDNVEAIAKVSTATSIPICTGEFLFRRDGFRELIQTQACDMLHVDVSGTGGILEAKKIADLADLYYMPFAAHNITSPIGMAATAHVCAAVRNFIVMELPYHADQVEWRWDLAISDEPLLQDNIFVVPEQPGLGVEINAEVAHAHLMPGSDHFGTS; translated from the coding sequence ATGAAAATTACCGATGTGAAAGCGATGACGCTAAAGGGATACAAACAGTGGAACTACGTCCAGATTGAAACCGATACCGGATTGACAGGGATAGGTGAGGCACACCCTGGAGCGGGAATCGCTGAAATTATCCTGCAATTCAAGCGGATACTCATTGACGCAGATCCAAGAAATATAGAACCGCTCTATAACCGCATGATTGGGGCAGCGAGTAATCGATATGCGATGGGTTTATCGGCTATCGGTGGAATAGAAACCGCACTGTGGGATCTGCTCGGAAAAAGCCTCGGCGTGCCAGTCTATCAGTTGTTAGGTGGGAAATATCGCGACCGCATTCGACTCTATGCCGATGTAGGACACGGAAAAGGGAATACTCCAGAGGGCTGGGCACAGCGAGCCAGAGAGGGGGTCGCAGACGGCTACCAAGCGATTAAGTTTGACATTGATAACTCCGCAAATGAACTCAAGCAGGATGCAGTCAATCGGGAACTCAGTACGGCAGAGTTGCAGAAAATGACAGCGTTGGTCGCTGCTGCACGAGAGGCTGCTGGCGATGAAATTGACATCAGTATCGACTGCCATAGCCTGTTCAGCATCCACTCGGCGATGAAGCTTGCGGAACTTTTAGAGCCGTTCGATTTAATGTTCTTGGAAGACCCTGTCCCGAACGATAATGTCGAAGCGATAGCGAAGGTTAGCACTGCGACTTCTATCCCGATCTGTACCGGTGAATTCCTATTTCGTAGAGATGGTTTCAGAGAACTTATCCAGACGCAAGCCTGTGATATGCTCCATGTCGATGTCTCTGGAACAGGCGGGATACTTGAGGCAAAGAAGATTGCGGATCTTGCAGACCTATATTATATGCCGTTTGCCGCACACAACATCACATCACCAATCGGGATGGCAGCAACAGCACACGTCTGCGCCGCTGTGCGGAATTTCATTGTCATGGAACTCCCATATCACGCCGATCAGGTCGAGTGGCGGTGGGACCTCGCTATCTCCGATGAACCCCTCCTTCAAGATAACATATTTGTGGTGCCGGAGCAGCCCGGATTGGGTGTCGAAATTAATGCAGAAGTCGCGCACGCACATCTAATGCCCGGATCTGACCACTTTGGTACATCTTAA
- a CDS encoding VCBS repeat-containing protein: MMSTPAELTFKQYEIVTDIAKHQTVLTGFMLGGDLAELAIVNIDKNNDRHLRIYAFSNNTWAPKIDITLRPEVLFVDVINIGGVDRLIMYEHGRLNWLDPESTIEHSLVTVPSMIVPPDGNIPHVDITRDVNGDARDDLVMPDSDGFWVFIQTTDGVFADPMKLGPFTKKDRIYEVDGYQHTPWNQSRIHEMDYNRDGRNDLVFWNVDHFKVHSQDEHGLFASVATTFTTGIVFDSDDLASLAAPYGVRRRRRDHQPTGALTGRVLHSLTDMNGDGITDLGVFSLEGGSLWGMHSTYEVHFGTPTPDGGTMFAPDTDIEIQSDGIPFGMWQHDFNHDGQVDMMFTTLKLRIFKLIGMLAHSALTGSDLRDLQFYTMEGGIYPDTPNATRKIKTHTRSKSGERSVTYPPVLIGDVNGDRHSDLLTGWGRKELRVFLGAPGLDLFARKPQKVAVTIPNNEEHTWLVDLNKDNKQDLLMYHPSTTDPHRVTLLIAR; the protein is encoded by the coding sequence ATGATGTCTACTCCTGCGGAATTAACTTTTAAGCAGTACGAGATCGTCACCGATATTGCGAAACACCAAACCGTTTTGACAGGATTCATGCTCGGTGGCGATCTCGCTGAACTTGCCATCGTGAATATTGACAAAAATAATGACCGACATTTGCGCATCTACGCGTTCAGCAACAACACTTGGGCACCAAAAATCGACATAACACTACGTCCTGAAGTATTGTTCGTCGATGTGATAAACATCGGTGGCGTTGACCGATTGATTATGTACGAACACGGTCGCTTGAACTGGCTTGATCCCGAATCAACAATAGAACACTCGCTGGTGACGGTGCCTTCCATGATTGTGCCTCCCGACGGCAATATCCCCCATGTAGACATCACCCGCGACGTGAATGGCGATGCCCGCGATGATCTGGTAATGCCGGATTCCGATGGCTTTTGGGTGTTCATTCAGACAACAGATGGTGTGTTCGCCGATCCAATGAAACTTGGTCCCTTCACTAAGAAGGATAGAATCTACGAAGTCGATGGATACCAACACACGCCGTGGAATCAGAGTCGCATCCACGAAATGGACTACAACCGAGACGGCCGCAACGACTTGGTGTTTTGGAATGTAGACCACTTCAAAGTTCATAGCCAAGACGAACATGGACTATTTGCCTCGGTAGCCACAACTTTCACTACCGGTATCGTATTCGATTCCGACGATCTTGCCTCGCTTGCCGCACCTTATGGTGTCCGTCGTCGGCGCAGAGATCACCAACCGACCGGAGCTCTAACAGGGAGAGTGCTACACTCGCTAACTGATATGAATGGCGATGGCATCACCGATCTCGGAGTTTTCTCTCTGGAGGGTGGAAGCCTATGGGGTATGCACTCCACCTACGAGGTACACTTCGGCACGCCAACACCTGATGGCGGCACGATGTTCGCTCCCGATACAGACATTGAGATCCAATCGGATGGTATCCCGTTCGGAATGTGGCAGCACGACTTCAACCATGACGGTCAGGTTGACATGATGTTCACAACCCTCAAGCTCCGCATCTTCAAGCTTATTGGCATGCTCGCCCACTCGGCTCTGACTGGTTCCGATTTGAGAGATCTCCAGTTCTATACCATGGAAGGCGGCATCTACCCCGACACACCCAACGCCACCCGTAAAATCAAAACGCATACGCGCAGCAAGTCAGGGGAAAGATCCGTGACCTACCCGCCAGTCCTGATCGGAGATGTGAACGGTGACAGACACTCGGACCTGCTGACAGGATGGGGTCGGAAAGAACTGCGCGTTTTTCTCGGCGCGCCGGGGCTGGACCTATTTGCCCGAAAGCCTCAAAAGGTAGCGGTCACCATACCTAACAATGAGGAGCACACTTGGTTGGTGGATCTTAACAAAGACAACAAGCAGGACCTCCTCATGTATCATCCGTCCACCACGGATCCGCATCGGGTGACACTGCTGATCGCCCGATAA
- a CDS encoding phytanoyl-CoA dioxygenase family protein, with translation MPILTQTHRQHFDEYGYMVIENAVPTELCEPVVDAIFAFLEMDPSDPDGWYRAPHKPGAGMVEMYFHQAMWNVYQHPPIHQIYSEVYGTERIWVHIDRVNMKPPKHLDHPEWDHKGMYHWDADTSKLPVRFSTQGVLFLRDTADNQGSFVCWPGAHKSLIDEENPWVPELTPEIYREKFIQVPAKAGSLLIWHVALPHGNGRNTSDKPRLAQYMNYYRVPNPMDEERRQERITLWRERRALGRGPYPGDPRGWEAKNYEAPKLTPLGRKLLGLDLWD, from the coding sequence ATGCCAATATTAACACAAACACATCGTCAACATTTCGATGAATACGGCTATATGGTCATTGAAAATGCCGTTCCGACTGAGCTTTGTGAACCAGTCGTTGATGCAATCTTCGCATTTTTAGAGATGGACCCTTCAGATCCAGATGGTTGGTATCGCGCACCTCACAAACCCGGTGCAGGTATGGTGGAGATGTATTTTCACCAAGCGATGTGGAACGTCTATCAACACCCACCCATCCACCAGATTTATAGCGAGGTATACGGCACAGAACGGATTTGGGTTCATATTGATAGAGTCAACATGAAACCACCCAAACATCTCGACCACCCTGAGTGGGACCATAAGGGCATGTATCATTGGGATGCGGACACCTCAAAACTACCAGTTAGGTTTAGCACACAAGGTGTTTTGTTTCTCAGGGACACAGCCGACAATCAGGGGTCTTTCGTCTGTTGGCCCGGTGCGCATAAGTCCCTGATTGATGAAGAAAATCCGTGGGTACCAGAACTTACGCCGGAAATATATAGGGAAAAATTCATACAGGTACCAGCGAAAGCGGGTTCACTACTTATTTGGCATGTCGCGCTTCCGCACGGTAACGGGCGCAACACATCAGACAAGCCGCGGTTAGCACAATACATGAACTATTATCGTGTGCCTAATCCTATGGATGAAGAACGACGGCAAGAACGCATTACACTGTGGCGGGAGCGCAGAGCATTAGGCCGCGGACCCTATCCTGGTGACCCAAGAGGTTGGGAAGCAAAAAATTATGAGGCACCAAAACTCACACCTTTGGGACGGAAGCTGCTGGGACTTGATTTGTGGGACTAA